One window of Candidatus Babeliales bacterium genomic DNA carries:
- a CDS encoding RpiB/LacA/LacB family sugar-phosphate isomerase — translation MKIAIGADHRGFLHKEFIKKHMPTIEWIDVGTESEERTDYPLFSDKVVDLIVTYAVEYGVLICGTGGGMAIAANRYKNMYAVVAWNKEVAQRCKQEDNANILVLPSDFIAYDDSVTIVNAWLEQDFKGGRYAERIAMIG, via the coding sequence CATCGCGGATTTTTGCATAAAGAATTTATCAAAAAACATATGCCAACAATTGAATGGATAGATGTTGGCACGGAGAGTGAAGAGCGCACTGATTATCCTCTTTTTTCTGACAAAGTTGTTGATCTTATCGTTACATATGCTGTGGAATATGGTGTGTTAATCTGCGGCACTGGTGGTGGTATGGCAATCGCTGCAAATAGATATAAAAATATGTATGCAGTTGTTGCATGGAATAAAGAAGTTGCGCAGCGGTGTAAACAAGAAGATAATGCAAATATTTTAGTGCTGCCATCAGATTTTATTGCGTATGATGACAGTGTCACAATCGTTAATGCGTGGCTTGAGCAAGATTTTAAAGGTGGTCGTTATGCGGAGCGTATTGCAATGATTGGATGA